Within Bdellovibrio bacteriovorus HD100, the genomic segment GTGACGGCCGTATCCAGGTCTTCGGGGAACTCAGAGGAAATCCATGAAATAGCCAAAGGGTAAAACGGGGCTATAGCCAAACCGGTACCCGCCAGGAACAGAGGGTGCACGTAAATGCCTGCCAGCAAGACAATCAAACTTGCCACCAAAGAAGCCGACAGAAGAAACTTTGCACTTTGTTTGAAATGAATGACAGCAAACGCCAATCGACCCAGCATCATGCAAACAAAGAAGTAGGTCACATAAATGCTGGAGGACTCCATTGAAAAGTTCCAGGTTCTTTGCATGTAAAGCGCCAGGCGGGAAGACACCATGATTTCGGCGGCGACAGCAAAGCTCAGCATGATTGCCAGGAACAACTGTGGCTTCAGGTTCTTCTTTTTATTGGCGCGGTGTTGATCATCCGTAACGGTCGAACGGGTGTGCAGCGACTTGTGGCTGGGATGAAGAGTGTAAATGAAAAGACTCAACGGCCCTGCGGTGGCAATGGCGAACGTCCAGCGCCAGCTGCCAGTCAGATACTCGACGGAGGCGGCAAGAAGTGGCGCCAGCAAACTGGCCAGGCCATACATGGTGTGCAGTCCGGCCAGCATTTGTTGTTTGCGCTCGGGGCTTGAGCCCATGGGGACCAGCACATTGGGTACCAAGCCCAGAATTCCCATGCTGAAGCCAAAGCCAAAACTGAAGATCAAAAACATCGGGAAGACCGGGGACACCGCCAGCCCCAGCAAAGAGACAATCAGTCCCACCGTCCCGGCCTGCAAAACAGTCAGGCGGTCATAGCGGCGCAAAAGATAGCGGCAGGCATAACTGGAAATCAGACCTGAGATATTGGAAAAGGCAAACATCAGCGAGCCCGTGCCATCGCTGACTCCAAATTGGCGCAGAATTTCGGGAAAGAGCGGCCCACGAATGTTGTCGGTCAGGCCGAAAACAAACAAACTTGCATAAGACAGGAAAATAAAGGGCCAAATCATGCGCCCACTATAAGGGCGCCGTAGGAAAAAAAGAAGGAGGGACTGGGGAGGCTGGATTCTTTCCAAGGCCCTGTGTCTGGAAAACCCGGTTTAAACACAGACGAGGGTGGTCACTGACTGGGCAGAGAGTGTAAGAATTCCTGAAAAAGACTCTGAAGACCCCCGAATGGGCCCCCAATTATATGAAATCCCTAGGAAAAGGGGGGTGCTTGTGCTACAAACCCCGCACACATAATCCTTTAACCAACGGGATCAGCCTTAGTGAAGGTAAGGTCCCAGCTGTAACAAGCACGGCTGTAAAAAGCCAAGGAGCCCGAAGATGGAAGCAAACGCCGGCAGCACTCTTGCGCCCGTTAATTATTCTGACGACAACGTCGCCAAACCCCTTGAAAATCAACCTGTCAATTTCTACTCCCTGACACTGGAAGATCTGAAAGCCTATATCAAAAGCAAAGGCAAAGAGCAGTTCCGTGCCCAGCAGATTTTCAAATGGGTTTATGAGCAGCGTGTGACGGATCCGGAACAGATGACCAATCTGTCCAAGGAATTCCGTCAGGATCTTCCCTCCATGCTTTCTTTCGATCTGCCGCCGGTTCTTCAGCATTTGAAGTCTGTCGATGGCACCCAGAAGTTCCTGTTCGACATGAAAGACGGTATGTCCGTTGAAGCGGTGGTGATTCCTTCCGAAGACCGCCTGACTTTGTGTATTTCCTCTGAAGTGGGCTGTAACATGGCCTGCAAATTCTGCTTCACTGGCAAACAAAAACTGAAACGCCGTTTGCGCACAGAAGACATCGTGGGTCAGTTCATGCAGGTTCATGATCGTCTGGCTGAAGGTCAGCGCATCACCAATATCGTATTCATGGGTATGGGCGAGCCGCTGGACAATCCGGAAGCAGTCTTCAAAACCATCGACGTGATTCATTCTCCGTGGGGTATCAACCTGTCCCGCAAGAAGATCACGGTCTCCACTTCCGGTATCGTGCCGGAAATGTGGCGTGTGGCTGATGCGAAAGTGCGTC encodes:
- a CDS encoding MFS transporter; amino-acid sequence: MIWPFIFLSYASLFVFGLTDNIRGPLFPEILRQFGVSDGTGSLMFAFSNISGLISSYACRYLLRRYDRLTVLQAGTVGLIVSLLGLAVSPVFPMFLIFSFGFGFSMGILGLVPNVLVPMGSSPERKQQMLAGLHTMYGLASLLAPLLAASVEYLTGSWRWTFAIATAGPLSLFIYTLHPSHKSLHTRSTVTDDQHRANKKKNLKPQLFLAIMLSFAVAAEIMVSSRLALYMQRTWNFSMESSSIYVTYFFVCMMLGRLAFAVIHFKQSAKFLLSASLVASLIVLLAGIYVHPLFLAGTGLAIAPFYPLAISWISSEFPEDLDTAVTYMMTTDSLMLIVMHVAIGKLTDLIGIQNAILAGSLFLVGSFMMVNSYAWLFKRSKCV
- the rlmN gene encoding 23S rRNA (adenine(2503)-C(2))-methyltransferase RlmN, which codes for MEANAGSTLAPVNYSDDNVAKPLENQPVNFYSLTLEDLKAYIKSKGKEQFRAQQIFKWVYEQRVTDPEQMTNLSKEFRQDLPSMLSFDLPPVLQHLKSVDGTQKFLFDMKDGMSVEAVVIPSEDRLTLCISSEVGCNMACKFCFTGKQKLKRRLRTEDIVGQFMQVHDRLAEGQRITNIVFMGMGEPLDNPEAVFKTIDVIHSPWGINLSRKKITVSTSGIVPEMWRVADAKVRLAVSLNGPNDEIRSQVMPINKRWDTKALLEACKEHYRVSKDKITFEYVLLKGITDQLEHARQLVKLVKDVPCKINIIPFNEHPGSGYERPDDDTIQAFHTELMNLGAHVLLRRSMGRDIFAACGQLTTVKERPQTMDISNSRLAGLPKYKRELLAAQEAEQNNQH